The Notoacmeibacter ruber DNA segment GGACGAACTCGCGCGCTTCGTCAGGGACAAAATTCGTCGCCGGCGCTCTTGACCTAGAGTGCACTCAAAGCACTAGCTTGCCTCCCGTCATGATGAGAAGAGCGACATGAAGATCGGCGAATTGGCGGAACGGACGGGATTATCCGTCCACACGATCCGGTATTATGAGCGCATCGGCTTACTGCCTGCGGCAGAGCGCGATCAGGGGGGCAGACGGGACTACGATGTTTCGATCCTGACCTGGATCGAGTTTCTGTCCCGGCTCAAGCAAACAGGCATGCCGGTCCGCCAGATGGTGCTCTATGCGAAGCTTCGCGAACAGGGCGACAGTACCTATCCGCAGCGCAAAGCGCTTTTGGAAGCGCATCGCGATCGCGTCCGCAGGCAGGTCTCCGATCTGCAATCGTCTCTCCTCGTCCTCGACACCAAGATCGAGACCTATGCAAAGGCGGAAAGAGAGACCCAGGATGAAAAGCAAACAAACGAGCGCTGAAAGCCGTCTGGAGCGGGGGCGACGCGCTCTCAAGGCGATCGACGGCGAGGCCGGCGAAAAGGTTATCGAGGCGCTCAAGGATATCGCGCCCGATTTCGCCACCTATCTGCTGGAATTTCCGTTCGGCGATATCTACAGCCGGCCGGAGCTTTCACTGCGAGACAGGGAAATTGCGACGATCGCGGCTTTGGCTGCGATGGGAAATGCGACACCGCAATTGAAGGTTCACATCGAAGCGGGGCTGAATGTCGGCCTCACCAAAACCGAAATTGCGGAAGTTCTGATGCAGATGTCGGTCTATGCCGGGTTTCCGGCGGCCTTGAACGGCCTGTCTGCGGCCAAGGAGGTCTTCGCCCTCCGCGATTCTCAGGGTTTATCTGGTCCCAACTAGGCGATCACAGGGCGGAGCATAATGAAGGCGCCGGACATGAAAATCCGGCGCCTTCGATTGTTTGAGCGGACTTAGGCCTCGACGTCGAACGACAGAGCCCGCGCGCGAATAACCTGCGGATGAGCGGTCAGCTTTTCGATCACAGCATCCGAAACAGGCTCGTCCACATAGAGAAGCGCGATGGCATCGCTTCCAGCAGCCTTACGGCCGAGCTGGAAGTTGGCGATGTTGACCCCGTTCTCGCCGAGCGTCGTACCGAGTGCGCCGATGAAGCCCGGCTTGTCGATATTGGTCGTGTAGACCATGTTCTGGCCGATCTCGGCATCGATGTTGATGCCCTTGATCTGAATGAAGCGCGGCTTGCCGTCTGAGAACACCGTCCCCGCCACGGTCCGGGTGGTGTCGCTCGCCTTGACGCGCAGCATGATATAGCCGTCGAAGATACCGGTCTTGTCGCGCCTGACCTCCGAAATGATCACGCCGCGCTCCTTGGCGAGAAGCGGTGCGGAGACCATGTTCGCTTCCGGCATCTGCGGACGCATCAGGCCGGAAACGGCGGCAGAAACGAGCGCGCGGGTGTTCATGCCGGCAGTCGACCCGTCGAAGATGATCTCGACTTCATGGATCGGTGCATCGGTGACCTGGCCGACAAAAGAACCGAGCATTTCCGCCAGTTTGACGAACGGCTTCAGCACCGGGGCCTCTTCAGCAGAGATAGACGGCATGTTGATCGCATTGGTCACGGCGCCGCTATTCAGATAGTCGGCCATCTGCTCTGCCACCTGAAGCGCAACATTCTCCTGCGCCTCGCTCGTCGATGCACCGAGATGCGGCGTGCATACGACGTTATCCATGCCGAACAGGGCATTCTCCTTGGCGGGCTCTTCCTCGAAAACGTCGAGCGCCGCGCCGGCGACCTTGCCGCTCTTCAGCGCCTCGACCAGATCGCTTTCGACGATCAGACCACCGCGGGCGCAATTGATGATGCGAACGCCGTCCTTCATCTTCGTGAAGGCCTCGGCATCAATGATGTTGCGCGTCTTGTCGGTCAGCGGCGTGTGCAGCGTAATGAAGTCCGCACGAGCGAAGAGTTCATCCAGCTCGACCTTCTTTACGCCGATCTGCGTGGCGCGTTCCTCGGTGAGGAAGGGATCGAAGGCAACCACGTTCATCTTCAGCCCGATGGCACGCGAAGCGACGATCGATCCAATATTGCCCGCGCCGATGATGCCGAGCGTCTTGCCGGTGATCTCGACGCCCATGAACTTGCTCTTTTCCCACTTGCCGGCATGAGTGCTCTCATTGGCCTGCGGGATCTGGCGGGCGACCGCGAACATCATCGCAATGGCATGTTCGGCTGTCGTAATCGAATTGCCGAAAGGCGTATTCATCACGATGATACCCTTCCGCGAAGCGGCTGGGATATCGACATTGTCGACGCCAATGCCTGCGCGACCGATCACCTTGAGATTGGTCGCCTTTTCGATCAGCTTTTCGGTGGCTTTTGTCGCCGAACGGATCGCCAGGCCGTCATAATCGCCGATGATCTCGGCGAGCTTTTCCTTGTCCTTGCCGACATCCGGCTGGAAGTCGACATCGATGCCCTTGTCCTTGAAGATCTGGACAGCGGCGTCGGAGAGTTTGTCTGAAATGAGTACGCGCGGTGCCATTGTGTTGGCCTCCTGCTTGGATGGGCATCGTGCCCTGATAATTGTGCGGGTTCAGTGAGCGGCGACCAGCGCCGCCGCTCTGTCGGACAATGCCGGCTTAGCGAAGCGACATCTTCTGCGTTTCGAAGGCATAGGTCAGCCAGGGCATCAGCGCTTCCATGTCGGACGTTTCGACCGTCGCGCCGGCCCAGATACGAAGGCCTGCCGGTGCATCGCGATAGGCGCCGATATCATAGGCAACGCCTTCAGTGTCGAGCTGATTGACGATGCCTTTGGCGAAAGCCGCCTGCGCATCGGCATCGAGTGCCAGCACGTCCGGATCGGTGATCGTCAGGCAAACCGACGTGTTGGAGCGCGTCGCCGGGTCCTTGGCGAGATTGCCGATCCAGCCATTCTCATCGACGAAATCGAAGATGACCTTGGCGTTGGCATCCGCCCGCTTCATCAGACCGTCGAGGCCGCCTGCCGATTTGGCCCATTCCAGTGCATCGATATAGTCCTCGACGCAAAGCATGGAGGGGGTGTTGATCGTTTCGCCCTTGAAGACGCCTTCGATCAGCTTGCCGCCCTTCGTCAGACGAAAGATCTTGGGAAGCGCGCGGTCCGGCGTGTAGTTCTCAAGCCGCTCCACAGCGCGTGGGCCGAGAATGATGACGCCGTGCGCCGCTTCGCCCCCGAGCACCTTCTGCCAGGAGAACGTCACCACATCGAGCTTGTCGAAGGGAAGGTCCTGGGCGAAAGCCGCCGAGGTCGCGTCGCAGATTGTCAGGCCGCCGCGGTCATCCGGGATGAAGTCGCCATTCGGCACGCGAACACCGGATGTGGTGCCATTCCAGGTGAAGATCACGTCGCGGTCGAAATCGACCTGCCCAAGGTCGGGCAACTCGCCGTAGCCCGCTTCGATCTTGCGGGCGTCTTCCACCTTGAGCTGCTTGAGAACGTCAGTGACCCAGCCGGAGCCGAAGCTCTCCCACGCCAGCACGTCGACGCCGCGCTCACCGAGCATGGTCCACATAGCCATCTCGACAGCGCCGGTATCCGAACCGGGAACGATACCGATGCGGTGGGTATCAGGCACCTGCAAAACGTCACGCGTCAGGTCGATCGCGTGCTGCAGACGGCTTTTGCCGGGTTTGGATCGGTGCGACCGGCCAAGAAGGGCGTCGGTCAGGGCTTCAACGGACCAACCGGGGCGCTTGGCGCAGGGGCCGGAAGAAAAATAGGGGCGAGCCGGGCGCGTGGCCGGCTTGGTCATATCTGTCATCGATGTCTCCTATCCTCACAGATAGGGCGTCCCTCGTTGGGGAGGGATGGCCCGCAGCCGCCTTAGAAGCTGTCAGGGCATCCGTCAAGGAAAACCGCCCGATCCTTTCGAACCGGGCGGTTTTTCTTGTTCGCAAAGATCGAGAAGGGTCAGAGACCGAGCCGAAGGCCGAACCGGACCTGATGC contains these protein-coding regions:
- a CDS encoding MerR family transcriptional regulator, producing MKIGELAERTGLSVHTIRYYERIGLLPAAERDQGGRRDYDVSILTWIEFLSRLKQTGMPVRQMVLYAKLREQGDSTYPQRKALLEAHRDRVRRQVSDLQSSLLVLDTKIETYAKAERETQDEKQTNER
- a CDS encoding carboxymuconolactone decarboxylase family protein, which translates into the protein MKSKQTSAESRLERGRRALKAIDGEAGEKVIEALKDIAPDFATYLLEFPFGDIYSRPELSLRDREIATIAALAAMGNATPQLKVHIEAGLNVGLTKTEIAEVLMQMSVYAGFPAALNGLSAAKEVFALRDSQGLSGPN
- the serA gene encoding phosphoglycerate dehydrogenase gives rise to the protein MAPRVLISDKLSDAAVQIFKDKGIDVDFQPDVGKDKEKLAEIIGDYDGLAIRSATKATEKLIEKATNLKVIGRAGIGVDNVDIPAASRKGIIVMNTPFGNSITTAEHAIAMMFAVARQIPQANESTHAGKWEKSKFMGVEITGKTLGIIGAGNIGSIVASRAIGLKMNVVAFDPFLTEERATQIGVKKVELDELFARADFITLHTPLTDKTRNIIDAEAFTKMKDGVRIINCARGGLIVESDLVEALKSGKVAGAALDVFEEEPAKENALFGMDNVVCTPHLGASTSEAQENVALQVAEQMADYLNSGAVTNAINMPSISAEEAPVLKPFVKLAEMLGSFVGQVTDAPIHEVEIIFDGSTAGMNTRALVSAAVSGLMRPQMPEANMVSAPLLAKERGVIISEVRRDKTGIFDGYIMLRVKASDTTRTVAGTVFSDGKPRFIQIKGINIDAEIGQNMVYTTNIDKPGFIGALGTTLGENGVNIANFQLGRKAAGSDAIALLYVDEPVSDAVIEKLTAHPQVIRARALSFDVEA
- a CDS encoding phosphoserine transaminase; protein product: MTDMTKPATRPARPYFSSGPCAKRPGWSVEALTDALLGRSHRSKPGKSRLQHAIDLTRDVLQVPDTHRIGIVPGSDTGAVEMAMWTMLGERGVDVLAWESFGSGWVTDVLKQLKVEDARKIEAGYGELPDLGQVDFDRDVIFTWNGTTSGVRVPNGDFIPDDRGGLTICDATSAAFAQDLPFDKLDVVTFSWQKVLGGEAAHGVIILGPRAVERLENYTPDRALPKIFRLTKGGKLIEGVFKGETINTPSMLCVEDYIDALEWAKSAGGLDGLMKRADANAKVIFDFVDENGWIGNLAKDPATRSNTSVCLTITDPDVLALDADAQAAFAKGIVNQLDTEGVAYDIGAYRDAPAGLRIWAGATVETSDMEALMPWLTYAFETQKMSLR